Proteins co-encoded in one Cytophaga hutchinsonii ATCC 33406 genomic window:
- a CDS encoding superoxide dismutase — protein sequence MAFELPALPYATNALEPNIDQATMEIHHGKHHNAYVTNLNNAIKGTDAESLSIEEICKNISKYTPAIRNNGGGHFNHSLFWTVIGPNAGGTPTGELATAIDKAFGSFDAFKEQFAAAGATRFGSGWAWLVVANGELKITSTPNQDNPLMDIAEVKGTPILGLDVWEHAYYLKYQNRRPDYIAAFWNVVNWSKVSALYSAEKNNLNVSNQ from the coding sequence ATGGCTTTTGAATTACCTGCATTACCGTATGCTACTAACGCTTTAGAACCAAACATTGATCAGGCTACTATGGAAATTCACCATGGCAAGCACCACAATGCTTATGTAACAAACTTAAACAACGCTATTAAAGGTACAGATGCTGAGTCTTTATCTATTGAGGAGATCTGCAAAAATATCAGCAAATATACTCCGGCTATCCGTAACAACGGCGGCGGACATTTCAATCACTCTTTATTCTGGACTGTAATCGGGCCTAACGCAGGCGGAACACCAACAGGTGAGTTAGCAACTGCAATTGATAAAGCATTTGGTTCTTTTGATGCATTTAAAGAACAGTTTGCTGCTGCTGGTGCAACACGTTTCGGATCAGGATGGGCTTGGTTGGTTGTTGCTAATGGTGAATTAAAAATCACATCAACTCCAAATCAGGATAATCCGTTAATGGATATTGCTGAAGTAAAAGGCACACCAATTCTTGGCCTTGATGTTTGGGAACATGCGTATTATTTAAAATATCAAAACAGAAGACCTGATTATATTGCAGCATTCTGGAATGTTGTAAACTGGTCAAAAGTTTCTGCGCTTTACAGTGCAGAAAAAAATAATCTGAACGTTTCTAATCAATAA
- a CDS encoding polyphosphate kinase 2 family protein has product MATDFSKLSKYVETLRVKPKQSIDLKKDFDTDYDHKMLTKEEGEELLNLGISKLSEIQEKLYASGTKSVLIVFQAMDAAGKDGTVKHIMTGLNPQGVKVTSFKVPSKIELSHDYLWRHYVALPATGEIGIFNRSHYENVLVTRVHPEYLLSEQTSGVTAIEQVNQKFWDKRFQQINNFEQHISENGTIVLKFFLHVSKKEQKKRFIERIELDTKNWKFSTGDLKERAHWKDYRNAYEDMLANTSTKQAPWFVIPADDKWFTRLLIAEIICTELEKLNLTFPTVSLEQKAELEKAKAELVAEKSSD; this is encoded by the coding sequence ATGGCCACTGATTTTTCAAAGCTTTCAAAATATGTTGAAACGCTTAGAGTAAAACCGAAACAATCCATTGATCTTAAAAAAGATTTTGATACAGATTATGATCACAAAATGCTTACTAAAGAGGAAGGGGAAGAATTATTAAACCTGGGCATTAGCAAATTATCTGAGATACAGGAAAAGCTATATGCAAGCGGAACTAAAAGTGTATTGATTGTTTTTCAGGCAATGGATGCTGCAGGGAAAGACGGCACGGTTAAACATATTATGACAGGCTTGAACCCACAAGGAGTGAAAGTAACCAGCTTTAAAGTACCAAGCAAAATAGAATTGTCACATGATTATTTATGGAGACATTATGTTGCGTTGCCTGCAACAGGAGAAATCGGGATTTTTAACAGGTCTCATTACGAGAATGTGTTAGTGACGCGCGTGCATCCGGAATATTTACTGTCGGAGCAAACGTCAGGGGTTACTGCTATTGAACAGGTAAATCAGAAATTTTGGGACAAACGATTTCAACAGATCAATAACTTTGAACAGCATATATCTGAAAATGGAACAATAGTGTTAAAGTTCTTTTTACATGTTTCAAAAAAAGAACAGAAAAAGAGATTTATTGAACGCATTGAATTGGACACCAAAAACTGGAAATTTTCAACCGGAGATTTAAAAGAACGGGCACACTGGAAAGATTATCGAAACGCATATGAAGATATGCTGGCTAATACATCAACGAAACAGGCGCCATGGTTTGTTATTCCTGCAGATGATAAATGGTTTACACGTTTATTGATTGCTGAAATTATTTGCACCGAACTGGAAAAATTAAACCTGACATTCCCAACTGTTTCGCTTGAACAAAAAGCTGAACTGGAAAAAGCAAAGGCAGAATTAGTCGCAGAAAAAAGTTCAGATTAA
- a CDS encoding sensor histidine kinase: MAQGFKIGFIQKLTISTKLAISYLLIGIVTLLTVSSILYYIFKKTIIDKTTNQLIAVNVIKKKSIEDFLLGTIRDIRDDEFQLNAYPLNSLGSLHILDKNFSMNSNDSIYDSSMLSVYEDIVFMDAAGTVIKHATPLITFSDSALKDLHHKFRLNHASTGNEIFFYDITNQYGVDHPQLLCVFKLKHASIWGIYIINHSYINDIIEIRSGMGSTGESYLVGKDLYMRSKSRFFEDTIPNKIQVNTSATQHFFSGKTLQEGAIIHDYRNIPVISVQSKIDIPGIDWVLISEIDVDEAMSTVDTIKNYMIGVAVLISLVLMVVTLLLVRQIVDPIANLTRLIDTISLGKFNQSFQKQNFSEDEIGKFEDAILNLQHRIAETASFADEIGKGNLSAEYETMSDEDTLGNALLKMRVDLIESKANEKLLTKQKTSALIEGQEKERERLARELHDGLGQMLTAIRLRIGMLQDEHKSKKEIQQIIDDTIKELRRISNNVVPAVLIDFGLAAGIKSLVEYSMKLYHIPIVLSYDSFGFETKPKNDFDINVSLYRIAQEAINNSIKYSNTSEIRISLVEKIDSIQMEISDNGIGFDLKNKVDGKGIGNMNERAKLIDGNFSIQSNKTGTTILITVPLNF; the protein is encoded by the coding sequence TTGGCTCAAGGGTTTAAAATCGGTTTTATTCAAAAACTTACTATTTCTACGAAATTGGCCATTTCGTATCTGTTGATCGGTATCGTAACGCTGCTTACCGTATCTTCTATCCTCTATTATATTTTCAAGAAAACAATTATTGATAAAACCACTAATCAATTAATTGCTGTGAATGTGATCAAGAAAAAATCCATCGAGGATTTTCTCTTAGGTACGATCCGGGATATACGTGATGATGAGTTTCAGCTGAATGCATATCCATTAAACAGTTTAGGTAGCCTGCACATATTGGATAAAAATTTTTCAATGAACAGCAATGATTCTATATATGATAGTTCTATGCTTTCTGTGTATGAAGATATTGTATTCATGGACGCTGCAGGTACGGTTATCAAGCATGCTACTCCATTGATCACCTTTTCTGATTCGGCATTAAAAGATCTGCATCATAAATTCAGATTAAATCATGCGTCAACTGGCAATGAAATATTTTTTTATGACATTACAAATCAATATGGTGTAGATCACCCGCAATTGTTGTGTGTGTTTAAATTGAAACATGCATCTATCTGGGGTATATATATCATTAACCATTCTTATATAAATGATATTATAGAAATACGTTCGGGAATGGGTAGTACCGGAGAATCGTATCTGGTAGGCAAGGATCTTTATATGCGCAGTAAATCGCGTTTTTTTGAAGATACTATTCCAAATAAAATTCAGGTAAATACCAGTGCTACACAACACTTCTTCTCTGGTAAAACACTTCAGGAAGGTGCTATTATACATGATTACAGAAACATTCCTGTCATAAGTGTACAAAGTAAAATTGACATACCTGGTATTGATTGGGTGTTGATCTCTGAAATAGATGTAGATGAAGCTATGTCAACAGTAGATACCATAAAGAATTACATGATTGGTGTTGCCGTTTTGATCTCGCTGGTTTTAATGGTCGTTACATTGCTTTTAGTCCGGCAGATTGTGGATCCTATTGCTAATCTAACGCGCTTAATTGATACAATTTCGTTAGGAAAATTTAATCAGTCTTTTCAAAAGCAGAATTTTTCTGAAGATGAAATAGGGAAGTTTGAAGATGCGATATTAAATCTTCAGCATCGTATAGCAGAAACAGCTTCGTTTGCAGATGAAATAGGTAAAGGCAATCTTTCTGCTGAATATGAAACCATGAGTGATGAAGACACGCTGGGTAACGCATTATTGAAAATGCGTGTTGACTTAATTGAAAGCAAAGCCAATGAAAAACTTTTAACCAAACAAAAAACAAGCGCTCTTATTGAAGGCCAGGAAAAAGAACGGGAACGGTTAGCCAGAGAACTTCATGATGGTCTTGGACAAATGCTTACAGCTATACGATTACGCATTGGCATGCTACAGGACGAGCATAAAAGCAAGAAGGAAATTCAACAGATTATTGACGATACGATAAAAGAATTACGACGCATTTCAAACAATGTAGTGCCGGCTGTACTTATTGATTTTGGGCTTGCTGCAGGTATTAAATCATTGGTTGAGTATTCTATGAAATTGTATCATATACCCATTGTGTTGTCATACGATTCATTTGGATTTGAAACAAAACCAAAGAATGATTTTGATATAAATGTAAGTCTTTATCGCATTGCACAGGAAGCTATCAATAATTCCATCAAATATTCTAACACATCTGAAATACGCATTTCATTAGTGGAAAAAATTGACAGCATACAGATGGAAATTTCTGACAATGGCATTGGATTTGATCTGAAAAATAAAGTTGATGGAAAGGGCATCGGCAACATGAATGAACGTGCGAAACTCATTGATGGAAACTTCTCTATTCAATCAAATAAAACAGGTACAACAATATTAATTACGGTACCTTTAAACTTTTAA
- the aspS gene encoding aspartate--tRNA ligase gives MLRSQTCGELRISDVNKEVTLCGWVARVRDKGGMIWVDLRDRYGMTQLILEEGKSSAELLETSRKLGREFVIRATGNVIERVAKNPKMPTGDIEVKITALTILNESKTPPFLIEDETDGGDETRMKYRYLDLRRDAVRKNLELRHKVSRETRTYLDANNFLEVETPVLIKSTPEGARDFVVPSRMNPGQFYALPQSPQTFKQLLMVAGFDRYFQIVKCFRDEDLRADRQPEFTQIDCEMSFVEQEDILNMFEGLVRHLFKTVKEFDLPEVPRMLFADAMKYYGSDKPDIRFGMKFVELTDIVQSQGFQVFDEANLVVGINAEGCAEYTRKEIDALTEFVKRPQVGAKGMVWVRYAADGTLKSSVDKFYSADDLKKIAERFNAKPGDLMLILSGNGNKVRGQLNDLRLEIGSRLGLRPKDKFAALWVIDFPLLEFGEEEQRWFAMHHPFTSPKDIDAFMKLPFDQLGSVNANAYDLVINGVEVGGGSIRIYDRTVQNKMFEVLGFTEEEAKAQFGFLLEAFEYGAPPHAGLAFGFDRLCSIFGGVDSIRDFIAFPKNNSGRDVMIDSPSVIDDKQLKELSIDVKVADKGRIGIPNIIEETFNVKRDTSKDDHNITAN, from the coding sequence ATGTTACGTTCTCAAACGTGTGGTGAATTAAGAATATCGGATGTAAATAAAGAAGTAACTCTTTGCGGATGGGTTGCACGTGTACGGGATAAAGGCGGCATGATATGGGTTGATTTACGTGACCGTTATGGCATGACGCAATTAATTTTAGAAGAAGGGAAATCATCTGCTGAACTATTGGAAACATCACGCAAACTTGGGCGTGAGTTTGTTATCAGGGCAACAGGAAATGTTATTGAACGTGTTGCGAAAAACCCTAAAATGCCAACGGGGGATATCGAAGTTAAAATTACTGCATTAACAATATTAAACGAATCTAAAACACCACCATTTTTGATCGAAGATGAAACAGACGGTGGAGATGAAACGCGTATGAAGTATCGCTATCTGGATTTAAGAAGAGATGCTGTACGGAAAAATTTGGAACTGCGCCATAAAGTTTCAAGAGAAACAAGAACATATTTAGATGCAAATAATTTTCTTGAAGTTGAAACGCCTGTATTGATCAAGTCTACACCGGAAGGTGCCAGAGATTTTGTTGTTCCTTCAAGAATGAATCCGGGGCAATTCTATGCATTGCCGCAATCACCGCAAACATTCAAACAATTGTTAATGGTAGCTGGCTTTGACAGATACTTTCAAATTGTAAAATGTTTCCGTGATGAAGATCTGCGTGCAGACCGCCAGCCGGAGTTTACACAAATAGATTGTGAAATGTCTTTTGTTGAACAGGAAGATATTTTAAATATGTTTGAAGGCCTGGTGCGTCACTTGTTTAAAACAGTAAAAGAATTTGATCTGCCTGAAGTTCCGCGTATGTTATTTGCAGATGCAATGAAATACTACGGAAGTGACAAACCGGATATCCGTTTCGGAATGAAGTTTGTTGAGCTTACAGATATAGTTCAATCACAAGGCTTCCAGGTTTTTGATGAAGCAAATCTTGTCGTTGGTATCAATGCAGAAGGTTGTGCTGAATATACACGTAAAGAAATCGATGCCTTAACAGAATTCGTGAAGCGCCCGCAAGTCGGCGCTAAAGGAATGGTGTGGGTACGTTACGCAGCTGATGGCACATTGAAATCTTCTGTAGATAAATTTTATTCTGCAGATGATCTGAAAAAAATCGCAGAACGTTTCAATGCGAAACCGGGGGATTTAATGTTGATCCTTTCCGGTAACGGAAATAAAGTGCGCGGACAATTAAATGATTTACGTCTGGAGATAGGAAGCCGTTTAGGTTTACGTCCGAAAGACAAATTTGCTGCGTTATGGGTGATTGACTTTCCATTGTTAGAGTTTGGTGAAGAAGAGCAACGCTGGTTTGCAATGCACCATCCATTCACATCACCGAAAGACATTGATGCCTTTATGAAGCTTCCGTTTGATCAGCTAGGAAGCGTGAATGCAAACGCATATGATTTAGTTATCAATGGTGTTGAAGTTGGTGGTGGTTCTATCCGTATCTACGACAGGACGGTTCAGAATAAAATGTTTGAAGTATTGGGCTTTACAGAAGAAGAAGCGAAAGCACAATTCGGCTTCCTGCTTGAAGCATTTGAATATGGCGCGCCACCACACGCTGGTTTAGCATTCGGTTTCGATCGTCTGTGTTCAATCTTTGGTGGTGTAGATTCTATCCGTGATTTCATTGCTTTTCCTAAAAACAATTCAGGACGAGATGTGATGATCGATTCTCCATCTGTGATTGACGATAAACAATTAAAAGAATTAAGCATTGATGTTAAAGTTGCTGATAAAGGAAGAATTGGTATACCAAATATTATTGAAGAAACATTTAATGTTAAACGTGATACTTCAAAAGACGATCATAATATAACTGCTAATTAG
- a CDS encoding sensor histidine kinase, with protein MEEILDFFSKLLLTESWPARWFCGKWSDFHGWLYICSSLAIWAAYFAIPFSLFYLLRKKNNEIPFVKVLWLFILFILLCGLTHLVDVVIFWAPVYRLSALILFITAIISWVTVFGLYKVIPVALTLKSPEQLEKIVVERTRQLEDSNKNLVRLNKDMDNFIYSASHDLKSPVNNIEGLVQLLKSELKTTDLKENTSIELLLSKIETSATKVKNTVINLTDIVKIQSNPYEDIQNIDIREVLKEILLENEITVNTSNANITLGLNVETITYSRQAFKSILYNLIINSIKYKSPDRKLNIEITSSFNRKTNKIEVSVKDNGLGIDLELHKEKLFKLFVRFHDHIDGSGVGLYIINKIVEDKGGKIEVESTVNVGSIFKIIF; from the coding sequence ATGGAAGAAATATTAGATTTTTTCTCAAAACTATTATTAACCGAGTCCTGGCCTGCAAGATGGTTTTGCGGGAAATGGAGTGATTTTCACGGGTGGTTATACATATGTTCCAGTTTAGCTATTTGGGCTGCTTATTTTGCCATACCCTTCAGCTTATTTTATTTATTAAGGAAAAAAAACAATGAAATTCCATTCGTAAAAGTATTATGGCTGTTCATATTATTCATATTATTATGCGGGCTTACGCATTTAGTTGATGTGGTGATTTTTTGGGCGCCGGTATATCGTCTCAGCGCATTAATATTATTCATTACAGCTATTATATCCTGGGTAACAGTCTTTGGTCTTTATAAAGTAATTCCGGTTGCATTAACGTTAAAATCACCGGAACAACTTGAGAAAATTGTAGTAGAACGTACAAGACAATTAGAAGATTCAAACAAAAATCTTGTGCGTTTAAATAAAGACATGGATAATTTTATCTATTCAGCTTCCCACGATTTAAAATCGCCGGTCAATAATATTGAAGGATTAGTTCAGTTACTAAAAAGCGAGTTGAAAACAACAGACCTAAAAGAAAACACCAGCATTGAATTATTACTTTCAAAAATCGAAACATCTGCAACGAAAGTAAAAAATACAGTAATCAATTTAACGGACATTGTGAAAATACAATCCAATCCATATGAAGACATTCAAAATATTGATATCAGAGAGGTATTAAAAGAAATACTGCTTGAAAATGAAATAACAGTCAATACAAGCAATGCAAATATTACACTGGGTTTAAATGTCGAAACAATAACATATAGCCGGCAGGCATTTAAGAGTATTCTCTATAATTTAATTATAAATAGCATTAAGTATAAATCTCCTGATAGAAAACTAAACATTGAAATCACTTCATCGTTTAATAGAAAGACGAATAAGATTGAAGTCAGTGTAAAAGACAATGGCTTAGGAATAGACCTTGAATTGCATAAGGAGAAACTATTCAAGCTATTCGTACGTTTTCATGACCACATAGACGGATCAGGCGTTGGTTTATATATTATCAATAAGATCGTTGAAGATAAAGGCGGCAAAATCGAAGTTGAAAGCACGGTTAATGTAGGATCAATTTTTAAAATAATATTTTAA
- a CDS encoding response regulator: MRKFKSILLIDDDETSNFISEVIIKKLGITETISTVKNGVEALNFVSNNCTINCAPTCPQIIFLDLHMPVMDGFDFLKELKKQMPLYTQKFKIFVLSSSNNPADITKTKDFDVEGYIVKPLSQEKISMLLEDVA; encoded by the coding sequence ATGAGAAAATTCAAGTCCATATTACTAATTGATGATGACGAAACAAGTAATTTCATCAGTGAAGTTATTATTAAAAAATTAGGCATTACGGAAACAATAAGTACCGTAAAAAATGGTGTAGAAGCGTTGAACTTTGTCTCAAATAACTGTACAATCAATTGTGCGCCAACCTGTCCGCAAATAATATTTTTAGATTTACATATGCCCGTAATGGACGGCTTTGATTTTCTAAAAGAATTAAAAAAGCAAATGCCGTTATATACTCAGAAGTTTAAAATATTTGTCCTGTCATCTTCCAACAATCCAGCAGACATAACTAAGACAAAGGATTTTGATGTAGAAGGCTACATTGTAAAACCACTAAGTCAGGAAAAAATAAGCATGCTTTTAGAAGATGTAGCTTAA
- a CDS encoding B12-binding domain-containing radical SAM protein, giving the protein MKISLFIPPLTQINTPYPATAYLKGFLNETVYTDCTQSDLGLELILGIFNKKTLVQLFDEASLKKDLSPNVQHILSQRDRYAFCVDAVIRFLQNKNITLAHKICAGDYLPQASRFEALNEEVEWLFGSMGIHDKAKMLCTLFIEDIGDLIIECISPYFGFSRYAEDIARSATSFDPLLKLLEEKNNSIDSILVSIVDKHIELERPDIVIFTIPFPGNVYGAFKAGQHIKKIYPHIKIAMGGGFPNTELRSLTDARVFDFTDFISLDDGERPILNILEYLEGKREKALLKRTFIREAGQVMYINGCKMPDIAHSKTGTPDYTGLLLDGYISMLEMANPMHRLWSDGRWNKITVAHGCYWKKCSFCDISLDYIGRYEPAAASVLADKIETIIAQTGTTGFHFVDEAAPPLVMRDLALEILDRKLDISWWANIRFEKTFSDDLCKLLAASGCIAVTGGLEVASDRLLQMMEKGVSVAQVSQVASNFTQAGIMVHAYLMFGFPTQTAQETIDSLEVVRQLFEARVLQSGFWHRFSMTAHSPVGLNPEKYQVIKIGPEQGSFANNDLIHEDPKGCDHDLFAEGLRKSLYNFMMENCLDWPVQDWFEFKTPKTTLQPTLIQSHINEGSGEDETKLAYKICWVGNMPTFTTQGKNVKIVIETPHGMLITKLDVKSANYLEYTLQTILKSHKSLLVLSDFLKEYSVQTNLPEEQLLHSETWSAIRSAGLLLIRF; this is encoded by the coding sequence TTGAAGATATCCTTATTCATACCGCCCTTAACGCAGATAAATACGCCATATCCTGCAACAGCCTACCTGAAAGGGTTTCTGAATGAGACAGTATATACGGATTGTACACAATCAGATCTGGGTCTGGAGCTGATCCTTGGCATCTTTAATAAAAAAACACTTGTTCAATTGTTTGACGAAGCATCTTTGAAAAAAGATCTGTCGCCCAATGTGCAGCACATTTTAAGTCAGCGCGATCGTTATGCGTTTTGTGTAGATGCCGTCATTCGTTTTCTGCAAAATAAAAATATAACACTTGCGCATAAGATCTGTGCAGGTGATTATCTTCCGCAGGCTTCACGTTTCGAAGCACTGAATGAAGAAGTTGAATGGCTGTTTGGAAGCATGGGTATACACGACAAAGCTAAAATGCTTTGCACGCTGTTCATTGAAGATATCGGAGACTTGATCATCGAATGCATTTCACCCTATTTTGGATTCAGTAGGTATGCAGAAGACATTGCACGCTCAGCAACATCGTTTGACCCATTGCTTAAATTACTGGAAGAAAAAAATAATAGTATTGACTCAATATTGGTTTCCATCGTTGATAAACATATTGAACTTGAACGGCCTGATATTGTAATTTTTACAATTCCTTTTCCGGGAAATGTTTATGGCGCATTCAAAGCGGGGCAACACATAAAGAAAATATATCCGCATATAAAAATTGCGATGGGAGGCGGTTTTCCTAACACAGAACTGCGTAGCCTGACAGATGCACGAGTATTTGACTTTACAGATTTTATCTCACTGGATGATGGCGAAAGACCAATACTTAATATACTGGAATATTTAGAAGGCAAAAGAGAAAAAGCCTTATTGAAGCGCACATTCATTCGTGAAGCAGGGCAAGTCATGTACATCAATGGCTGTAAGATGCCGGATATAGCCCATAGCAAAACGGGAACACCGGATTACACGGGCTTGTTGTTGGATGGATACATTTCGATGCTTGAAATGGCAAACCCTATGCACCGATTATGGAGTGACGGACGGTGGAACAAAATAACCGTGGCTCATGGCTGTTACTGGAAGAAATGTTCTTTCTGTGATATTTCATTGGATTACATCGGCCGGTATGAACCTGCAGCAGCGAGTGTGCTGGCCGACAAGATCGAAACCATTATTGCACAAACAGGTACTACAGGCTTTCACTTTGTAGATGAAGCCGCACCGCCTTTAGTAATGCGTGATTTAGCGCTGGAAATTTTAGATCGCAAACTGGATATTTCCTGGTGGGCAAACATTCGTTTTGAAAAAACATTTTCAGACGACTTATGTAAACTGCTTGCAGCTTCTGGTTGCATTGCGGTTACTGGAGGGTTGGAAGTAGCGTCGGATCGGCTATTACAGATGATGGAGAAAGGTGTGAGTGTGGCGCAGGTCTCTCAGGTTGCATCAAACTTTACACAGGCAGGCATCATGGTACATGCCTATCTGATGTTTGGATTTCCAACACAAACGGCACAGGAAACAATTGACTCACTTGAAGTGGTTCGTCAGTTGTTTGAAGCACGTGTACTGCAGTCGGGCTTCTGGCATCGTTTCTCTATGACTGCACACAGTCCTGTTGGATTAAATCCGGAAAAATACCAGGTAATAAAGATCGGGCCGGAACAGGGTAGCTTTGCAAATAATGATCTGATACATGAAGACCCGAAAGGCTGCGATCATGACCTGTTTGCAGAAGGTTTGCGCAAATCCTTATATAATTTCATGATGGAAAATTGTCTGGATTGGCCTGTGCAGGATTGGTTTGAGTTTAAAACTCCCAAAACCACTTTGCAGCCAACGCTCATACAAAGCCATATTAATGAAGGTTCAGGCGAAGATGAAACGAAGCTTGCGTATAAAATTTGTTGGGTTGGCAATATGCCAACCTTTACAACCCAAGGGAAAAATGTTAAGATTGTCATTGAAACGCCCCATGGAATGCTTATTACTAAGCTTGATGTAAAATCCGCAAATTACCTGGAGTATACATTACAGACAATATTAAAATCACATAAATCGCTGCTTGTGCTCTCCGATTTTTTAAAAGAATACAGTGTACAAACAAACTTACCGGAGGAACAATTGTTGCATTCAGAAACGTGGAGTGCGATAAGGAGCGCTGGATTGCTGCTGATACGGTTTTAA
- a CDS encoding nucleoside deaminase: MLSIHSDEHFMREALKEAQKAFEKGEIPVGAVVVSNNQIISRAYNQTELLSDVTAHAEMLAITAAANHLGGKYLSDCTLFVTLEPCVMCAGALTWSQIGNVVYAAKDIRRGYSTISGLKMHPKTRVCQGPFSEESEKLLLDFFRKLRN; this comes from the coding sequence ATGCTTTCAATTCACAGCGATGAGCATTTTATGCGGGAGGCATTAAAGGAAGCGCAGAAGGCGTTTGAAAAAGGCGAGATACCCGTTGGCGCAGTTGTAGTGAGCAACAATCAAATTATTTCACGTGCGTATAATCAAACAGAATTATTGTCAGATGTAACAGCTCATGCAGAAATGCTGGCCATAACAGCTGCTGCCAATCACTTGGGAGGGAAATACCTTAGTGATTGCACCTTGTTTGTAACACTTGAGCCGTGTGTTATGTGTGCGGGAGCACTTACCTGGTCGCAGATTGGAAATGTAGTATATGCAGCTAAAGATATCAGAAGAGGTTACAGTACTATTTCCGGTTTAAAAATGCATCCGAAAACACGTGTCTGCCAGGGACCTTTTTCAGAAGAAAGTGAAAAGCTATTGCTTGATTTTTTTCGTAAACTCAGAAATTAA
- a CDS encoding response regulator has protein sequence MKKISIIIADDHTLIRDGIKSLLQSVDEFEVVGEATDGDELIQFIDTLDPEIVVLDITMPKKSGIEVITEVKKYNNRVKFIVLSMHDNPEYVLKSVQSGALSYLLKNTDHEEIIKAVKAVSAGQKYFSPDIYSIILNGLANPELVKASQIAETLTKRELEVLKEVSMGLSTKLIADKLFISVRTVETHRINLMKKLDVHNSAELIKKAMDLNII, from the coding sequence ATGAAAAAGATCTCTATTATTATTGCTGATGATCATACCCTGATCAGAGATGGTATTAAATCGCTGTTGCAATCTGTTGATGAATTTGAAGTAGTTGGCGAAGCGACCGATGGAGATGAGTTGATTCAATTCATTGACACACTGGATCCAGAAATCGTGGTTCTTGATATTACGATGCCCAAAAAGTCAGGTATAGAAGTAATTACTGAAGTAAAAAAATATAATAATCGTGTGAAATTTATTGTGCTCTCCATGCATGACAATCCTGAATACGTTTTAAAAAGTGTTCAATCGGGAGCGCTATCTTATTTATTAAAAAATACAGATCATGAAGAAATTATTAAAGCTGTTAAAGCTGTAAGTGCTGGTCAGAAATATTTTTCTCCCGATATCTACTCTATTATTTTGAACGGGCTTGCAAACCCTGAGTTGGTAAAGGCGAGCCAAATTGCAGAAACATTGACAAAACGTGAGCTCGAAGTTTTGAAAGAGGTTTCTATGGGCTTAAGTACAAAATTGATTGCTGATAAACTATTTATAAGTGTTCGTACTGTTGAAACCCATCGCATCAATCTTATGAAAAAATTAGATGTTCATAATTCTGCAGAATTAATAAAAAAAGCAATGGATTTGAATATTATTTAA